A single genomic interval of Alistipes provencensis harbors:
- the pheS gene encoding phenylalanine--tRNA ligase subunit alpha has protein sequence MIDKINELLRRVEEFKPKAAAEIEEFRIKILGKKGELTALMEEFKTVAPELKRDLGQQLNRLKNEATERINTLREELQNAVADNSARTDDLTRPGSAEHLGSRHPISLVKNQIVEVFSRLGYTVADGPEIEDDWHVFSALNFPPEHPARDMQDTFFIEKDPDILLRTHTSSIQVRTMEHQKPPIRVICPGRVFRNEAISYRAHCIFHQIEGLYIDEGVSFADMKQSLLYFAKEVFGEQTAIRMRPSYFPFTEPSAEVDVSCNLCGGKGCPVCKGTGWLEIMGCGMVDPNVLKANDIDPEKYAGFAFGMGIERIAMLKYGVKDLRLYFENDVRFLHQFDEAL, from the coding sequence ATGATCGACAAAATCAATGAACTCCTCCGACGAGTCGAGGAGTTTAAGCCCAAAGCCGCCGCCGAGATCGAGGAGTTCCGCATCAAAATCCTCGGCAAGAAAGGCGAGCTGACCGCCCTGATGGAGGAGTTCAAAACGGTAGCCCCCGAACTCAAACGCGATCTGGGACAGCAGTTGAACCGCCTCAAAAACGAGGCCACGGAGCGCATCAACACCCTGCGCGAGGAGTTGCAGAACGCCGTGGCGGACAATTCCGCCCGGACGGACGACCTGACGCGCCCCGGCTCGGCCGAACACCTCGGGTCGCGTCACCCGATCTCGCTGGTCAAGAACCAGATCGTCGAGGTCTTTTCGCGGCTGGGCTACACGGTGGCCGACGGCCCGGAGATCGAGGACGACTGGCACGTTTTCTCGGCCCTGAACTTCCCGCCCGAGCACCCGGCACGCGACATGCAGGACACGTTCTTCATCGAGAAGGACCCCGACATCCTGCTGCGCACGCACACTTCGTCGATTCAGGTCCGCACGATGGAGCACCAGAAGCCTCCCATCCGCGTCATCTGCCCCGGCCGCGTGTTCCGCAACGAAGCCATTTCGTACCGCGCACACTGCATCTTCCACCAGATCGAGGGCCTCTACATCGACGAGGGGGTCTCGTTCGCCGACATGAAGCAGTCGCTGCTCTACTTCGCCAAGGAGGTTTTCGGCGAGCAGACCGCGATCCGCATGCGGCCGTCGTATTTCCCCTTCACGGAGCCTTCGGCCGAGGTCGACGTCTCGTGCAACCTCTGCGGCGGCAAGGGGTGTCCGGTCTGCAAGGGCACCGGATGGCTGGAGATCATGGGCTGCGGCATGGTGGACCCGAACGTTCTGAAAGCCAACGATATCGACCCCGAAAAATACGCGGGATTCGCCTTCGGCATGGGTATTGAGCGCATTGCCATGCTCAAATACGGCGTGAAAGACCTGCGTCTCTACTTCGAGAACGACGTGCGGTTCCTCCACCAGTTCGACGAAGCGCTCTAA
- the mnmG gene encoding tRNA uridine-5-carboxymethylaminomethyl(34) synthesis enzyme MnmG: MTLDYDIIVIGGGHAGCEAASAAARLGSRTLLLTMDMDKMAAMSCNPAVGGVAKGQIVREIDALGGQMGRITDLTTIQFRMLNRSKGAAMWSPRAQCDKTRFSEEWRHTLENTWNLYIWQDAATELLFDDNAAQPTPPGADSDPKQDNLRSPRITGVRTRMGVQFTCRAVVLTSGTFLGGLMHCGASHAEGGRPGDAASHGITECLRKIGFETGRMKTGTPARLDARTIDFERLEPQYGDENPAKFSFSPDTQPVKDQLPCFLVYTSSEVHDILRSGFDQSPLFNGTICGIGPRYCPSIEDKLRTFADKEQHQLFLEPEGRTTNEYYLNGFSSSLPWDVQWKALHKIKGFEDLHIYRPGYAIEYDFFPPTQLHHSLETKLVSGLYFAGQVNGTTGYEEAAAQGLMAGINAHRALVGEEPIVLKRDEAYIGVLIDDLVTKGVDEPYRMFTSRAEYRILLRQDNADIRLTPLGYKIGLIPQKRYEHFAKKNTLVESLVEFARRQSIKAAEINDYLKSVNSEPLTQGRKLYDILMRNNVTFESLQTALPKLKKFIAENEIDAEVIEEAEIQIKYKGYIEREKFIAEKLHRLENILIPDDFDFHSMNSLTIEARQKLSRIRPTTIGQASRIPGVSPADVNVLLIKFGR; the protein is encoded by the coding sequence ATGACGCTCGATTACGACATTATCGTTATCGGCGGCGGACACGCCGGATGCGAGGCCGCCTCGGCCGCCGCACGATTGGGTTCGCGCACGCTGCTGCTCACGATGGACATGGACAAAATGGCAGCCATGTCGTGCAACCCGGCAGTCGGAGGAGTGGCTAAAGGACAGATTGTCAGAGAGATAGATGCATTAGGCGGCCAAATGGGTCGCATCACCGACCTCACGACCATCCAGTTCCGGATGCTCAACCGGTCGAAGGGCGCCGCGATGTGGAGCCCCCGGGCACAATGCGACAAGACCCGCTTCTCGGAGGAGTGGCGTCACACGCTCGAAAACACTTGGAACCTCTATATCTGGCAGGATGCGGCGACCGAACTGCTGTTCGACGACAATGCCGCACAACCGACCCCCCCGGGCGCAGACTCGGATCCGAAGCAGGATAACCTCCGGTCCCCCCGTATTACGGGAGTGCGAACCCGCATGGGAGTCCAATTCACCTGCCGCGCCGTCGTGCTCACCTCGGGAACTTTCCTCGGAGGACTGATGCACTGCGGCGCCTCGCATGCCGAAGGGGGCAGGCCAGGGGACGCCGCTTCGCACGGCATCACCGAATGCCTCCGGAAAATTGGCTTCGAAACTGGACGCATGAAGACCGGAACCCCGGCGCGTCTCGACGCCCGGACCATCGACTTCGAACGGCTCGAACCCCAATACGGAGACGAAAACCCAGCCAAATTCTCATTTTCCCCGGATACACAGCCGGTCAAAGATCAACTTCCTTGCTTTCTGGTCTACACCTCCTCCGAAGTTCACGACATCCTGCGCAGCGGATTCGACCAGTCGCCGCTGTTCAACGGAACCATCTGCGGCATCGGCCCGCGCTACTGTCCCTCGATCGAGGACAAGCTCCGGACCTTTGCCGACAAGGAGCAGCACCAGCTCTTTCTGGAGCCCGAAGGACGCACGACCAACGAGTATTATCTCAACGGTTTTTCATCGTCGCTGCCTTGGGATGTGCAATGGAAAGCATTGCACAAGATCAAAGGGTTCGAAGATTTGCACATCTACCGTCCCGGATATGCCATCGAATACGACTTTTTTCCGCCCACGCAACTGCACCATTCCCTCGAAACCAAACTGGTTTCAGGACTCTACTTTGCCGGGCAGGTCAACGGAACGACCGGTTACGAAGAGGCCGCAGCACAAGGTCTGATGGCCGGAATCAATGCGCACCGGGCATTGGTAGGGGAGGAGCCGATCGTGTTGAAACGCGACGAAGCCTATATCGGCGTCCTGATCGATGATCTCGTGACCAAGGGAGTCGACGAACCTTACCGGATGTTCACCTCGCGGGCCGAGTATCGCATCCTGCTCCGACAGGACAATGCCGATATCCGGCTGACTCCGTTAGGATATAAAATCGGACTGATTCCGCAGAAAAGATACGAACATTTCGCCAAAAAAAATACGCTCGTAGAATCGCTTGTAGAATTCGCGCGCCGACAGAGCATCAAAGCAGCCGAAATTAACGACTATTTAAAATCGGTAAATTCAGAGCCTTTGACACAGGGCAGGAAGCTCTATGATATCCTGATGCGCAACAATGTTACGTTCGAATCGTTGCAAACAGCACTTCCCAAGCTAAAGAAATTCATCGCCGAAAACGAGATAGATGCAGAGGTAATCGAGGAGGCCGAAATCCAAATTAAATACAAAGGTTACATAGAACGCGAAAAATTCATCGCCGAGAAACTCCATCGCCTTGAAAATATCCTCATCCCGGACGATTTCGACTTTCATTCGATGAATTCCCTGACCATTGAAGCTCGTCAGAAGCTCTCGCGAATTCGACCCACAACGATAGGGCAGGCATCGCGTATTCCCGGAGTATCTCCGGCTGACGTTAATGTCCTGCTAATAAAGTTCGGACGATAA
- a CDS encoding branched-chain amino acid aminotransferase, producing METTDWSALGFDYRKTDWNVRYSYTDGKWSPMEVTQDEYIKMHMSASCLHYGIELFEGLKAFRGIDGKIRLFRVADNARRLQSSAERLCLPVPSIEMIVDACVEVVRRNERFVPPYGTGASLYLRPVMFGTTVGLGVKPAKEALLIVYCSPVGAYFKGGIKPIRVAVDREQDRAAPRGTGDVKVGGNYAASLLSGEKGHELGYSNIMYLDAAEHKYIEECGAANFFGIKDGKYITPKSPSVLPSITNMSLRQLARDMGLTVEERHIPVEELATFEECGACGTAAVISPIGYVYDMQTKAEYKYGEEVGKVCMELYTRLQDIQYGRAEDKYDWCTIVL from the coding sequence ATGGAAACAACAGATTGGAGCGCCTTGGGGTTTGACTATCGCAAGACCGATTGGAATGTCCGCTACTCCTACACCGATGGTAAGTGGAGCCCGATGGAGGTTACACAGGACGAGTATATCAAGATGCACATGTCGGCTTCGTGCCTGCACTATGGCATCGAACTCTTCGAAGGTTTGAAAGCCTTCCGCGGCATTGACGGAAAGATTCGCCTGTTCCGTGTCGCCGACAATGCGCGGCGTCTCCAGTCCTCGGCCGAGCGTCTTTGCCTGCCGGTGCCGTCGATCGAAATGATCGTCGATGCCTGTGTCGAAGTCGTCCGGCGCAACGAGCGTTTCGTACCGCCTTACGGAACCGGTGCTTCACTCTACCTGCGTCCCGTGATGTTCGGAACGACGGTCGGACTGGGTGTGAAGCCTGCCAAGGAAGCTCTGCTGATTGTTTACTGCTCACCGGTTGGTGCCTATTTCAAGGGAGGAATCAAGCCGATCCGGGTCGCTGTCGACCGTGAACAGGACCGTGCTGCTCCACGTGGAACAGGCGATGTGAAGGTCGGCGGTAATTATGCGGCCAGTCTGCTTTCGGGTGAAAAAGGGCATGAATTGGGTTATTCCAATATCATGTACCTCGATGCTGCCGAACATAAGTATATAGAGGAGTGTGGTGCTGCCAATTTCTTCGGTATTAAGGATGGTAAGTATATTACACCGAAATCTCCTTCTGTGCTGCCTTCCATCACTAATATGAGTCTTCGTCAGCTCGCCCGTGATATGGGGCTGACTGTTGAGGAACGGCATATTCCGGTCGAGGAACTGGCTACTTTCGAGGAGTGTGGCGCCTGCGGAACGGCGGCTGTTATCTCCCCTATTGGTTATGTGTATGATATGCAGACTAAGGCGGAGTATAAATATGGCGAAGAGGTAGGCAAAGTTTGTATGGAACTTTATACTCGTTTGCAAGATATTCAATACGGTCGTGCTGAGGATAAGTATGACTGGTGTACGATTGTTCTGTAA
- the metG gene encoding methionine--tRNA ligase, with the protein MAKEFKRYLVTSALPYANGPVHIGHLAGVYIPSDIYTRYLRLRGCDVISVCGSDEHGVPITIKARKEGVTPQQIVDRYHALIKKSFEGLGMSFDIYSRTSSKTHAETASAFFRKLYDEGKFIEKTSMQYYDEEAQTFLADRYIVGTCPKCGNDRAYGDQCEKCGSTLSPDELIDPHSAVSGSVPVKRETKHWYLPLDQYEGFLREWILDGHKEWKTNVYGQCKSWLDGGLQPRAVSRDLDWGIPVPVEGAEGKVLYVWFDAPIGYISATKDLTPDWERYWKSEDTKMVHFIGKDNIVFHCIVFPAMLKAHGDYILPENVPANEFLNLEGDKISTSRNWAVWLHEYLEEFPGKEDVLRYVLCANAPETKDNDFTWKDFQARNNNELVAVLGNFVNRALVLTQKYYDGKVPACGELNDYDRQTIAEVAAVKASLEANIENYRFREALKDAMNISRIGNKYLADTEPWKVIKTDPKRVETILNIALQITANTAVAIEPFMPFSAGKILGMLAVEKFSWERLGAMDLIPAGHTIGEPALLFEKIEDDVIQRQLDKLAATKAANEAAELSQSVEPQKDMIQFDDFQKMDIRVSTILEVEKVAKTKKLLKLTVDTGIDKRVIVSGIAEYFTPEELVGKQVLVLVNLAPRELKGILSNGMILMAEDASGKLRLLQPGEPTDNGAVVG; encoded by the coding sequence ATGGCAAAAGAGTTCAAACGCTACCTCGTGACATCGGCACTCCCCTATGCCAACGGTCCGGTACATATCGGCCACTTGGCGGGAGTTTACATACCTTCGGACATCTATACCCGTTACCTGCGGCTCAGGGGCTGCGACGTGATCTCGGTCTGCGGATCGGACGAGCACGGCGTGCCCATCACCATCAAGGCCCGCAAGGAGGGCGTGACGCCCCAGCAGATCGTGGACCGTTACCACGCGCTGATCAAGAAGTCGTTCGAGGGGCTGGGCATGTCGTTCGACATCTATTCGCGCACCTCGTCGAAAACCCATGCGGAGACCGCTTCGGCTTTTTTCCGGAAGCTCTATGACGAGGGTAAGTTCATCGAAAAGACCTCGATGCAGTATTACGACGAGGAGGCGCAGACTTTTCTGGCCGACCGTTACATCGTCGGCACCTGTCCCAAGTGCGGCAACGACCGCGCCTATGGCGACCAGTGCGAGAAGTGCGGTTCTACCCTCTCGCCCGACGAATTGATCGATCCCCACAGCGCCGTGTCGGGTTCGGTGCCCGTGAAACGCGAAACGAAGCATTGGTACCTCCCGCTGGATCAATATGAGGGATTCCTCCGCGAATGGATTCTGGACGGACACAAGGAGTGGAAAACGAACGTTTACGGGCAGTGCAAGAGCTGGCTCGACGGAGGTCTCCAGCCGCGTGCCGTGAGCCGTGACCTCGACTGGGGCATTCCGGTTCCCGTAGAGGGTGCCGAGGGAAAGGTGCTCTATGTATGGTTCGATGCCCCGATCGGTTATATATCTGCTACAAAGGACCTTACGCCCGATTGGGAGCGTTACTGGAAGTCGGAGGACACCAAGATGGTGCACTTTATCGGCAAGGACAACATCGTGTTCCACTGCATCGTGTTCCCCGCGATGCTCAAGGCGCACGGCGATTACATCCTGCCCGAGAACGTTCCGGCCAATGAGTTCCTGAACCTCGAGGGCGACAAGATTTCGACCTCGCGCAACTGGGCCGTGTGGCTCCATGAGTACCTCGAGGAGTTCCCCGGCAAGGAGGATGTACTGCGTTATGTGCTGTGCGCCAACGCCCCCGAAACCAAGGACAACGACTTTACATGGAAGGATTTTCAGGCCCGTAATAACAACGAGCTGGTGGCTGTGCTGGGCAATTTCGTCAACCGGGCGCTGGTGCTGACGCAGAAATATTATGACGGCAAGGTTCCGGCCTGCGGCGAACTGAATGATTACGACCGTCAGACCATTGCCGAGGTGGCCGCCGTGAAGGCTTCGCTCGAGGCGAATATCGAGAATTACCGGTTCCGCGAGGCGCTGAAAGATGCCATGAATATCTCGCGCATCGGCAATAAATACCTTGCCGACACCGAACCTTGGAAGGTAATCAAGACCGATCCCAAGCGGGTGGAGACGATCCTCAATATCGCCCTGCAAATCACGGCGAATACAGCCGTTGCCATCGAACCTTTCATGCCTTTTTCGGCGGGGAAGATTCTCGGAATGCTCGCGGTTGAGAAATTCAGTTGGGAACGGCTGGGAGCCATGGACTTGATTCCGGCCGGTCACACCATCGGGGAACCAGCCCTGCTGTTCGAGAAAATCGAGGATGACGTGATTCAGCGGCAGTTGGATAAACTCGCGGCGACGAAAGCAGCCAATGAGGCGGCTGAATTGAGTCAATCTGTTGAGCCTCAAAAGGATATGATTCAGTTCGACGATTTTCAGAAAATGGATATTCGCGTTTCGACGATTTTGGAGGTTGAAAAAGTCGCAAAAACCAAAAAATTGCTGAAATTGACGGTCGATACGGGTATCGATAAGCGGGTTATCGTGTCGGGAATCGCCGAATATTTTACTCCCGAAGAGCTTGTCGGCAAGCAGGTGCTCGTATTGGTGAACCTCGCTCCGCGCGAATTGAAGGGTATTCTTTCCAATGGTATGATCCTGATGGCGGAAGATGCCTCGGGAAAATTGCGTTTGCTGCAGCCCGGAGAACCGACCGACAATGGGGCTGTCGTCGGATAA
- a CDS encoding tetratricopeptide repeat protein, translated as MKRLTAITLFCLLFFSAFVAGKGSPEAPGYPDSLRSVWLYTEGIKQNVISGDTARARKLFREAILNDSTYAPAYYELAGSILESSPDEAVELARRAFRLDTANKWYHQFYGQALIMSNRLDEALKVYRRLLENDPKDPDNYRIVAALYEQKRSPFMALATLDSAELRFGRIPLLSAMKRRMLVATNQIGKAVDEARAMVEAAPYEVQHHIVLADLYGVDGKDSLALAEYSRALQIDSTNVQALMALADFHTARQDYRSLLAVTRKLFLSDVVPLETKIKRFEQFTSDTRFYREYYFQLNDLASTLAIRYPGDKRVVELYAGHLIASGELEQALALYKNRLGDQPPVEDFYRSVIDIETYLQHPDSVEKYVIRALELFPDKIDFHISKGHVMNSSKQYGLAVKAYKESLRYADTDSLRGVIWGMIGDTWHQQAAAGLPEWDESRAAKEGRSGPYRKAMKECYKAYERSLAYRPDNPMVLNNYAYFLSLEERDLERALSMSSRVVALTDNNPTYLDTHAWVLFKLGHTDEAKKVLQKAVALDGQKSPELMVHYGDILHELGEQFMAEVYWKRALEKGYDARQIELRLKQPAKNVKTAE; from the coding sequence ATGAAACGCCTGACAGCGATAACGCTTTTCTGCCTGCTCTTCTTTTCGGCATTCGTCGCCGGGAAGGGCTCTCCGGAAGCGCCCGGATACCCTGATTCGCTGCGCAGCGTGTGGCTCTACACCGAGGGAATCAAGCAAAACGTCATTTCGGGCGATACGGCCCGGGCCCGGAAGCTGTTCCGCGAAGCGATCCTGAACGATTCGACCTACGCCCCGGCCTACTACGAACTGGCCGGCAGCATCCTCGAATCGTCGCCCGATGAGGCCGTGGAGCTGGCCCGCCGCGCTTTCCGGCTCGACACCGCGAACAAGTGGTACCACCAGTTCTACGGGCAGGCGTTGATTATGTCCAACCGCCTCGACGAAGCGCTGAAAGTCTACCGCCGCCTGCTGGAGAACGACCCCAAGGACCCGGACAACTACCGCATCGTGGCGGCCCTTTACGAGCAGAAACGATCGCCTTTCATGGCCCTCGCGACGCTCGATTCGGCGGAGCTGCGCTTCGGCCGCATACCGCTGCTGAGCGCCATGAAACGGCGTATGCTGGTGGCTACGAACCAGATCGGCAAAGCCGTCGACGAAGCCCGTGCGATGGTCGAAGCCGCCCCCTACGAGGTGCAGCACCACATCGTGCTGGCCGACCTCTACGGCGTCGACGGCAAGGATTCGCTGGCCCTCGCCGAGTACAGCCGGGCGTTGCAGATCGACTCCACGAACGTTCAGGCGCTGATGGCGCTGGCCGATTTCCACACCGCACGGCAGGATTACCGGTCGCTGCTGGCCGTCACCCGGAAGCTCTTTCTCTCGGACGTCGTGCCGCTCGAGACGAAGATCAAACGCTTCGAACAGTTCACCTCCGACACACGCTTCTACCGCGAATATTATTTCCAACTCAACGACTTGGCTTCGACCCTCGCCATCCGCTATCCCGGGGATAAGCGCGTCGTGGAGCTCTACGCCGGCCATCTGATCGCCTCGGGCGAACTGGAGCAGGCCCTCGCGCTCTACAAGAACCGCCTCGGAGACCAACCGCCGGTGGAGGATTTCTACCGGTCGGTGATCGACATCGAAACCTACCTCCAGCACCCCGACTCGGTGGAGAAATACGTCATCCGGGCTCTGGAGCTCTTCCCCGACAAGATCGACTTCCACATCTCGAAAGGGCATGTGATGAACAGTTCGAAACAGTACGGACTGGCGGTCAAAGCCTACAAGGAGTCGCTCCGCTATGCCGACACCGATTCGCTGCGGGGCGTGATCTGGGGCATGATCGGCGACACATGGCACCAGCAGGCCGCCGCGGGACTCCCCGAGTGGGACGAGAGCCGTGCGGCCAAAGAGGGCCGTTCGGGTCCCTACCGCAAAGCCATGAAGGAGTGTTACAAGGCCTACGAGCGCAGCTTGGCATACCGTCCCGACAACCCGATGGTGCTCAACAACTACGCCTATTTCCTCTCGCTGGAGGAGCGGGACCTCGAACGGGCGCTCTCGATGTCGAGCCGCGTGGTGGCGCTCACCGACAACAACCCGACCTATCTGGATACCCATGCGTGGGTACTCTTCAAGCTGGGACACACGGACGAAGCCAAAAAGGTCCTGCAAAAGGCCGTGGCGCTCGACGGACAGAAAAGCCCCGAACTGATGGTTCACTACGGCGATATCCTCCACGAGCTGGGCGAGCAGTTCATGGCCGAAGTTTACTGGAAACGCGCCCTTGAAAAGGGATACGACGCCCGGCAGATCGAACTGCGGCTGAAACAACCCGCCAAGAACGTCAAAACCGCCGAATAA
- the ybeY gene encoding rRNA maturation RNase YbeY has protein sequence MAVRYYTDDCSYRLPQKRLTARWLHDVAEAEGYTLGDVTYIFCSAQRLLEMNRQYLGHDYFTDVITFDYSDRKDTRIVSGDIFIDIETVADNARQYGFTALQEMRRVVVHGVLHLCGQGDKTPRTNAQMHRKEDKYLKFWEKKL, from the coding sequence ATGGCTGTCAGATACTATACCGACGACTGTTCCTACCGCCTGCCGCAGAAACGCCTCACGGCCCGGTGGCTCCACGATGTGGCCGAGGCCGAAGGTTACACGCTGGGCGACGTCACCTACATCTTCTGCTCGGCGCAGCGCCTGCTGGAGATGAACCGCCAATACCTCGGGCACGACTATTTCACCGATGTCATCACGTTCGACTACAGCGACCGCAAAGACACGCGGATCGTTTCGGGCGACATCTTCATCGACATCGAGACCGTGGCCGACAATGCCCGCCAATACGGTTTCACAGCCTTGCAGGAGATGCGCAGGGTAGTGGTCCACGGGGTGCTGCACCTCTGCGGTCAGGGCGACAAGACGCCCCGCACCAATGCACAGATGCACCGCAAAGAGGATAAATACCTGAAATTCTGGGAGAAAAAACTATGA
- a CDS encoding murein hydrolase activator EnvC family protein, which translates to MRPLRILIPAFLLFSLAAVAQQTMDNRIEAQKKVIAALEKRIATEEREISKLQKGRSDSEERVRRLARQIDSRNQLLDETEKQARLLREEIARTDSVAGNLSATLSRDRAQYGEMVREAYRNYKHNNYLTFLFSSRDFTDVARKITALREVASLRERKLRDIEELTVQVGREKEELDRRKQSLDSVTRNLSAQREKLQRDARNAKASIRSLSQKEKQALQRKISQEQQLDVAIGELRKLTKGNTEGASFSTKTSGLRLPVTAGRVKRYKENMAEIAGPKGAHVISIYDGKVVDIKRNRITNKYDVYVAHGEYITSYANMGTICVEKGQKVARNAQLGTIGSSVDVMTMETEYKLVFGIYPPNPGQKMRAEDCFK; encoded by the coding sequence ATGAGACCCCTCCGCATACTGATCCCCGCGTTCCTGCTCTTCTCCCTCGCCGCCGTGGCCCAGCAGACCATGGACAACCGCATCGAGGCGCAGAAGAAGGTCATCGCGGCCCTCGAAAAACGGATCGCCACCGAGGAGCGGGAGATTTCGAAGCTCCAGAAGGGCCGTTCGGACTCCGAGGAACGGGTCCGCCGTCTGGCGCGCCAGATCGACTCCCGGAACCAACTGCTCGACGAAACCGAGAAGCAGGCCCGCCTGCTGCGCGAGGAGATCGCCCGCACGGACAGCGTGGCCGGAAACCTCTCGGCAACGCTCAGCCGCGACCGGGCGCAGTACGGCGAAATGGTGCGCGAAGCCTACCGCAACTACAAGCACAACAACTACCTGACGTTCCTCTTCTCGTCGCGCGACTTCACGGACGTGGCCCGCAAGATCACCGCCCTGCGCGAAGTTGCCTCACTGCGCGAACGCAAGCTGCGCGACATCGAGGAGCTGACCGTTCAGGTCGGCCGCGAAAAGGAGGAGCTCGACCGACGCAAGCAGTCGCTCGACTCGGTGACGCGGAACCTCTCGGCCCAGCGCGAAAAGCTCCAGCGCGACGCCCGCAACGCCAAAGCCAGCATCCGCTCCCTGTCACAGAAGGAGAAGCAGGCCCTCCAGCGCAAAATTTCGCAGGAGCAGCAGCTCGACGTGGCGATCGGCGAACTGCGCAAACTCACGAAGGGCAACACCGAGGGCGCTTCGTTCTCGACGAAAACCTCGGGATTGCGGCTCCCCGTCACAGCCGGGCGTGTGAAACGCTACAAGGAGAACATGGCCGAGATAGCGGGGCCGAAGGGCGCCCATGTGATTTCGATCTACGACGGCAAGGTCGTCGACATCAAACGCAACCGCATCACCAACAAATACGACGTTTATGTGGCCCACGGCGAGTATATAACCTCCTATGCCAACATGGGGACGATCTGCGTCGAAAAGGGCCAGAAAGTGGCAAGAAACGCACAGTTGGGAACCATCGGCTCGTCGGTCGATGTGATGACCATGGAAACCGAATACAAACTCGTCTTCGGCATCTACCCGCCCAATCCCGGGCAGAAGATGCGGGCCGAGGACTGTTTCAAATAA